A portion of the Desulfotignum phosphitoxidans DSM 13687 genome contains these proteins:
- the hutI gene encoding imidazolonepropionase encodes MTTVPDNKNPFPENVDQLFLNCRVATMAHGRYNIIETAALAVAGNKIAWIGHMDALPDPVSNTARKTDCKNRWILPGFVDCHTHLIWAGSRAKEFEMRLAGGSYADIATAGGGIFSTVKATRAADEDTLFDLASRRMTHFLTQGITTVEIKSGYGLDLTSELKMLAVAGRLQQAFPQHIEVTFLGAHAVPLEFAGRSDEYVRQVMDVMLPEVKHQGIATCVDMFCENIAFSRKQTRQVFEKAKNLGFAIKLHAEQLSDSSGAALAAQMGALSCDHLEYLSDEGAKKMADHGTVAVLLPGAFHYLKETRVPPVETFRQLAVPMAVATDLNPGSSPVFSMLPVLNMACLLFGLTCEQALAGATFHGAAALGLADCKGSLARGKDADFVIWDVDTPADLCYLTGITPLKQVVIGGKPIHPENERT; translated from the coding sequence ATGACCACTGTCCCTGACAACAAAAACCCGTTTCCTGAAAATGTCGACCAGTTGTTCTTAAACTGCCGTGTGGCCACCATGGCCCACGGCCGGTATAATATAATTGAAACCGCGGCCCTGGCCGTGGCCGGCAATAAAATCGCCTGGATCGGGCACATGGATGCCCTGCCCGACCCCGTTTCTAACACTGCCCGGAAGACCGACTGCAAAAACCGGTGGATACTGCCCGGGTTTGTGGACTGCCACACCCACCTGATCTGGGCCGGGTCCCGGGCAAAAGAATTTGAAATGCGCCTGGCCGGGGGATCCTATGCCGATATTGCAACCGCCGGCGGAGGCATTTTCTCCACAGTCAAAGCCACCCGGGCCGCAGATGAAGACACGCTGTTTGATCTGGCATCCCGGCGCATGACCCATTTTCTGACCCAGGGCATCACCACGGTGGAGATCAAGTCCGGTTACGGCCTGGATCTGACATCGGAACTGAAAATGCTGGCTGTGGCCGGCCGCCTTCAACAGGCGTTTCCCCAGCATATTGAAGTTACGTTTTTGGGGGCTCATGCCGTGCCGTTGGAATTTGCCGGCCGGTCAGATGAGTATGTCAGACAGGTCATGGATGTGATGCTGCCTGAAGTCAAACACCAGGGCATTGCCACATGCGTGGATATGTTTTGTGAAAACATCGCTTTTTCCAGAAAACAGACCCGGCAGGTGTTTGAAAAAGCCAAAAATCTAGGGTTTGCAATTAAACTGCATGCCGAACAATTGTCGGATTCCAGCGGTGCGGCCCTGGCGGCACAGATGGGGGCGTTGTCCTGTGATCATCTGGAATACCTGTCTGATGAGGGGGCAAAAAAAATGGCGGATCATGGCACCGTGGCCGTGCTGCTGCCCGGCGCGTTTCATTATCTGAAAGAAACCCGGGTGCCGCCCGTGGAAACGTTCAGACAACTGGCCGTTCCCATGGCCGTGGCCACGGATCTCAATCCCGGGTCCAGTCCGGTTTTCAGCATGTTGCCGGTGCTCAACATGGCCTGTCTTCTGTTCGGATTGACCTGTGAACAAGCCCTGGCCGGGGCCACCTTTCACGGGGCCGCGGCCTTAGGCCTGGCAGACTGCAAAGGCAGCCTGGCACGGGGAAAGGATGCGGATTTTGTGATCTGGGATGTGGACACACCGGCGGATCTGTGTTATCTCACGGGAATCACACCATTGAAGCAGGTGGTCATCGGAGGGAAACCCATCCACCCTGAAAATGAAAGGACTTGA